One Lucilia cuprina isolate Lc7/37 chromosome 4, ASM2204524v1, whole genome shotgun sequence DNA segment encodes these proteins:
- the LOC111689385 gene encoding uncharacterized protein LOC111689385 isoform X2, whose amino-acid sequence MDISDIRNKDEFSEIVISELKAFGVKYQKEKKKKDIQNKTQRKNIFRTHLHLLDLTDVILANGRVVQIPSFVAEACNRILEQVETEGIFRKAGSFVRQKQIRVSLEAGEDLGKSHHVIDTANVIKYFFRELPEPVIPKAIQETLLRSLLVGENYVKAILLACLLLPPLTINTLSFFMQFLYTVSLSEHLNKMTVENLAIIFTPSLMPFPNINSHRFKNHVKIVQILIENANAIGTIPKNIENKLQKTVVTEIASLNQSIPDAVEKIRSEIGLKSTSAKKKKKRRSEMFNGLRRIVGSAMGSSEYLDSTPNENSHVAKLKRNIHKENEDYNTTPCCKDNKKRKLGDPVSTLTSKKKESKKSRLSLGGGRQIKTISLNPVVTSMERRWSIVGSGWSKTKNRHGSEKKCYMSNNYLFDVETTEDEKKYQNHHCSRESDDTESKEDESDCIKMSKFEYEEIKERVAAIESHISNEFGAIRTSTLNNSSISVQVGGLDHIQTQYERMVVQTEVLSSPATEQLAQRLSRGLNIRQTIDQRVIRSPSARKIGTIRRRSEDKVRVLRNPSWHIRSSKLIPPCNESESQLYDKNARSHINTKLFYAKHKIDDQYIKSYSELSSLPLAKKHSLTNSLDNILTNDNENEKWMSGEEFFGNMQFTDQNDKVNNESLNQIHVEHVTPVSRKKYYDAEKTPMLPPKSLPRKICNVKTPLKTTIIPSTTSKVPFVNRIATSTPAIEEVSGRASIARLRAQNAGMVMAKAKLFDGLGNSGGDEPRSMVQMDQKINAIRHTMALENSICFKSTVSLDHNVVVGEVQSKKTLTSTPIAKRIQSANLNTPTSSLKRKQRCNASKYPQKQFITSIVGDDNLTKRRNLNERNVISENRANLNAKFDILRTPNNSRNLKSPRRVKKHRQQFKHRSAQSEA is encoded by the exons atggatATAAGTGATATTAGGAATAAAGATGAATTTTCCGAAATTGTTATAAGTGAACTTAAGGCTTTCGGAGTGAAATatcaaaaggaaaaaaagaaaaaagatatTCAG aataaaacCCAGCGAAAAAACATATTTCGTACACATTTACATCTTTTGGATTTAACAGATGTTATTCTTGCAAATGGAAGAGTTGTTCAAATACCATCATTTGTTGCAGAGGCATGTAATCGAATACTAGAACAAGTAGAAACGGAAGGCATATTTAGAAAAGCTGGATCTTTCGTACGACAGAAGCAAATTCgg GTCAGCCTTGAAGCGGGTGAAGACTTGGGTAAATCTCATCATGTAATAGATACCGCAAATGTTATCAAATACTTTTTTCGCGAACTTCCGGAACCGGTTATTCCTAAGGCTATACAAGAAACCCTTCTTCGAAGTTTACTAGTTGGTGAAAATTACGTGAAAGCCATACTGTTAGCATGTTTGCTATTACCGCCACTAACAATAAACACACTATCGTTCTTTATGCAATTTCTATACACCGTGTCACTTAGTGAACATCTCAATAAAATGACGGTTGAAAACTTAGCCATTATTTTTACTCCCAGTCTTATGCCATTTCCAAACATTAACAGTCATCGTTTTAAGAATCATgttaaaattgttcaaattcttatagaaaatgcTAATGCCATTGGGACCAtaccaaaaaatatagaaaataagctACAGAAAACTGTGGTTACAGAGATAGCTTCATTAAATCAATCGATTCCTGATGCagtagaaaaaataagaagtgaaaTCGGATTAAAGTCAACATCagctaaaaaaaagaagaaaagacgCAGTG aaatgtttaacGGTCTGAGGAGAATAGTTGGATCGGCTATGGGAAGTTCGGAATATTTAGACTCTACGCCTAATGAAAATTCACATGTCgccaaattaaaaagaaatatacacaaAGAAAATGAGGATTATAACACAACACCCTGTTGTAAAGATAATAAGAAGCGAAAACTTGGTGATCCTGTCTCTACGCTCACGTCAAAAAAGAA agaATCAAAAAAATCCCGATTAAGTTTGGGTGGTGGGCGTCAAATcaaaacaatttcattaaacCCAGTAGTTACATCAATGGAAAGGAGGTGGAGTATTGTTGGTTCCGGGTggtcaaaaactaaaaatagacATGGttcagaaaaaaaatgttatatgagCAACAATTACTTATTTGATGTAGAAACTACTGAAGAtgagaaaaaatatcaaaatcatCATTGTTCGAGGGAATCTGATGATACTGAAAGTAAAGAAGATGAAagtgattgtataaaaatgtctaaatttgaatatgaagaaattaaagaaagggTTGCAGCCATCGAAAGCCatatttcaaatgaatttgGTGCCATTCGCACATCGACATTAAACAACTCCTCTATTTCTGTTCAAGTGGGCGGATTAGATCATATTCAAACACAGTATGAACGAATGGTAGTCCAAACAGAAGTCTTATCCTCACCGGCCACCGAGCAACTAGCTCAGCGACTAAGTCGAGGTTTGAATATAAGGCAAACAATAGACCAACGTGTAATACGTTCGCCTAGTGCTCGAAAAATTGGAACAATACGTCGAAGATCTGAAGATAAAGTTCGTGTATTACGTAATCCTAGCTGGCATATTCGTTCTTCAAAACTTATTCCACCATGTAATGAATCCGAGTCACAATTATATGATAAAAATGCAAGAAGtcacataaatacaaaattgttttacgcAAAACATAAAATAGATGATCAGTACATTAAATCTTATAGCGAATTATCATCTTTACCACTGGCCAAAAAACACAGCCTTACAAATTCTTTGGATAATATTTTGACCAACGATAATGAAAATGAGAAATGGATGTCTGGTGAGGAATTTTTTGGTAATATGCAATTTACAGACCAAAACGACAAAGTAAATAATGAAAGTTTAAATCAAATTCATGTTGAGCATGTTACTCCTGTGtctcgtaaaaaatattatgatgcaGAAAAAACTCCAATGTTACCGCCAAAATCATTACCCAGAAAGATATGCAATGTTAAAACGCCATTGAAAACTACAATTATACCATCAACAACGAGTAAAGTGCCTTTTGTTAACAGAATTGCGACATCAACACCAGCCATTGAGGAGGTCAGTGGTCGAGCTTCTATTGCCCGATTGAGAGCGCAAAATGCTGGTATGGTTATGGCTAAAGCCAAATTATTTGATGGACTAGGAAACAGTGGTGGTGATGAGCCTCGTTCTATGGTACAGATGGatcaaaaaataaatgcaattcGACACACAATGGCATTagaaaattcaatatgttttaaaagtacTGTATCATTAGATCATAATGTTGTTGTAGGGGAAGTGCAgtcaaaaaaaacattaacaagtaCACCAATCGCTAAACGTATTCAGAGTGCTAATTTAAATACCCCAACAAGTTCATTAAAGAGAAAACAACGTTGCAACGCTTCTAAATATCCACAGAAGCAATTTATAACATCTATTGTAGGTGATGATAATTTAACAAAGCGACGTAATTTAAATGAACGAAACGTTATTTCCGAAAATAGAGCAAATTTAAACGCAAAATTTGACATATTACGAAC
- the LOC111689385 gene encoding uncharacterized protein LOC111689385 isoform X1 yields MDISDIRNKDEFSEIVISELKAFGVKYQKEKKKKDIQNKTQRKNIFRTHLHLLDLTDVILANGRVVQIPSFVAEACNRILEQVETEGIFRKAGSFVRQKQIRVSLEAGEDLGKSHHVIDTANVIKYFFRELPEPVIPKAIQETLLRSLLVGENYVKAILLACLLLPPLTINTLSFFMQFLYTVSLSEHLNKMTVENLAIIFTPSLMPFPNINSHRFKNHVKIVQILIENANAIGTIPKNIENKLQKTVVTEIASLNQSIPDAVEKIRSEIGLKSTSAKKKKKRRSGSLTQMFNGLRRIVGSAMGSSEYLDSTPNENSHVAKLKRNIHKENEDYNTTPCCKDNKKRKLGDPVSTLTSKKKESKKSRLSLGGGRQIKTISLNPVVTSMERRWSIVGSGWSKTKNRHGSEKKCYMSNNYLFDVETTEDEKKYQNHHCSRESDDTESKEDESDCIKMSKFEYEEIKERVAAIESHISNEFGAIRTSTLNNSSISVQVGGLDHIQTQYERMVVQTEVLSSPATEQLAQRLSRGLNIRQTIDQRVIRSPSARKIGTIRRRSEDKVRVLRNPSWHIRSSKLIPPCNESESQLYDKNARSHINTKLFYAKHKIDDQYIKSYSELSSLPLAKKHSLTNSLDNILTNDNENEKWMSGEEFFGNMQFTDQNDKVNNESLNQIHVEHVTPVSRKKYYDAEKTPMLPPKSLPRKICNVKTPLKTTIIPSTTSKVPFVNRIATSTPAIEEVSGRASIARLRAQNAGMVMAKAKLFDGLGNSGGDEPRSMVQMDQKINAIRHTMALENSICFKSTVSLDHNVVVGEVQSKKTLTSTPIAKRIQSANLNTPTSSLKRKQRCNASKYPQKQFITSIVGDDNLTKRRNLNERNVISENRANLNAKFDILRTPNNSRNLKSPRRVKKHRQQFKHRSAQSEA; encoded by the exons atggatATAAGTGATATTAGGAATAAAGATGAATTTTCCGAAATTGTTATAAGTGAACTTAAGGCTTTCGGAGTGAAATatcaaaaggaaaaaaagaaaaaagatatTCAG aataaaacCCAGCGAAAAAACATATTTCGTACACATTTACATCTTTTGGATTTAACAGATGTTATTCTTGCAAATGGAAGAGTTGTTCAAATACCATCATTTGTTGCAGAGGCATGTAATCGAATACTAGAACAAGTAGAAACGGAAGGCATATTTAGAAAAGCTGGATCTTTCGTACGACAGAAGCAAATTCgg GTCAGCCTTGAAGCGGGTGAAGACTTGGGTAAATCTCATCATGTAATAGATACCGCAAATGTTATCAAATACTTTTTTCGCGAACTTCCGGAACCGGTTATTCCTAAGGCTATACAAGAAACCCTTCTTCGAAGTTTACTAGTTGGTGAAAATTACGTGAAAGCCATACTGTTAGCATGTTTGCTATTACCGCCACTAACAATAAACACACTATCGTTCTTTATGCAATTTCTATACACCGTGTCACTTAGTGAACATCTCAATAAAATGACGGTTGAAAACTTAGCCATTATTTTTACTCCCAGTCTTATGCCATTTCCAAACATTAACAGTCATCGTTTTAAGAATCATgttaaaattgttcaaattcttatagaaaatgcTAATGCCATTGGGACCAtaccaaaaaatatagaaaataagctACAGAAAACTGTGGTTACAGAGATAGCTTCATTAAATCAATCGATTCCTGATGCagtagaaaaaataagaagtgaaaTCGGATTAAAGTCAACATCagctaaaaaaaagaagaaaagacgCAGTGGTTCGCTAACCC aaatgtttaacGGTCTGAGGAGAATAGTTGGATCGGCTATGGGAAGTTCGGAATATTTAGACTCTACGCCTAATGAAAATTCACATGTCgccaaattaaaaagaaatatacacaaAGAAAATGAGGATTATAACACAACACCCTGTTGTAAAGATAATAAGAAGCGAAAACTTGGTGATCCTGTCTCTACGCTCACGTCAAAAAAGAA agaATCAAAAAAATCCCGATTAAGTTTGGGTGGTGGGCGTCAAATcaaaacaatttcattaaacCCAGTAGTTACATCAATGGAAAGGAGGTGGAGTATTGTTGGTTCCGGGTggtcaaaaactaaaaatagacATGGttcagaaaaaaaatgttatatgagCAACAATTACTTATTTGATGTAGAAACTACTGAAGAtgagaaaaaatatcaaaatcatCATTGTTCGAGGGAATCTGATGATACTGAAAGTAAAGAAGATGAAagtgattgtataaaaatgtctaaatttgaatatgaagaaattaaagaaagggTTGCAGCCATCGAAAGCCatatttcaaatgaatttgGTGCCATTCGCACATCGACATTAAACAACTCCTCTATTTCTGTTCAAGTGGGCGGATTAGATCATATTCAAACACAGTATGAACGAATGGTAGTCCAAACAGAAGTCTTATCCTCACCGGCCACCGAGCAACTAGCTCAGCGACTAAGTCGAGGTTTGAATATAAGGCAAACAATAGACCAACGTGTAATACGTTCGCCTAGTGCTCGAAAAATTGGAACAATACGTCGAAGATCTGAAGATAAAGTTCGTGTATTACGTAATCCTAGCTGGCATATTCGTTCTTCAAAACTTATTCCACCATGTAATGAATCCGAGTCACAATTATATGATAAAAATGCAAGAAGtcacataaatacaaaattgttttacgcAAAACATAAAATAGATGATCAGTACATTAAATCTTATAGCGAATTATCATCTTTACCACTGGCCAAAAAACACAGCCTTACAAATTCTTTGGATAATATTTTGACCAACGATAATGAAAATGAGAAATGGATGTCTGGTGAGGAATTTTTTGGTAATATGCAATTTACAGACCAAAACGACAAAGTAAATAATGAAAGTTTAAATCAAATTCATGTTGAGCATGTTACTCCTGTGtctcgtaaaaaatattatgatgcaGAAAAAACTCCAATGTTACCGCCAAAATCATTACCCAGAAAGATATGCAATGTTAAAACGCCATTGAAAACTACAATTATACCATCAACAACGAGTAAAGTGCCTTTTGTTAACAGAATTGCGACATCAACACCAGCCATTGAGGAGGTCAGTGGTCGAGCTTCTATTGCCCGATTGAGAGCGCAAAATGCTGGTATGGTTATGGCTAAAGCCAAATTATTTGATGGACTAGGAAACAGTGGTGGTGATGAGCCTCGTTCTATGGTACAGATGGatcaaaaaataaatgcaattcGACACACAATGGCATTagaaaattcaatatgttttaaaagtacTGTATCATTAGATCATAATGTTGTTGTAGGGGAAGTGCAgtcaaaaaaaacattaacaagtaCACCAATCGCTAAACGTATTCAGAGTGCTAATTTAAATACCCCAACAAGTTCATTAAAGAGAAAACAACGTTGCAACGCTTCTAAATATCCACAGAAGCAATTTATAACATCTATTGTAGGTGATGATAATTTAACAAAGCGACGTAATTTAAATGAACGAAACGTTATTTCCGAAAATAGAGCAAATTTAAACGCAAAATTTGACATATTACGAAC